In Rhopalosiphum padi isolate XX-2018 chromosome 3, ASM2088224v1, whole genome shotgun sequence, the genomic stretch tttttttttaagatgcaGACAAATCTGTTAAACACAAGTttcctttttaaatttacttattcatATGACAATTTCttctaatttataaagtaaaacatGAATACATTCTAAATCcatcaaatgtattatttattgtttatttaagtaatatttgttttctctagTCGGTTTTTgcaatcttatttttattttgttttaccatttttgaaatttatatttacatattgaaTAGTACAACTTttgtcaaattaatttataatttattcacaaaatgaattaaacttattacctataaaatatcttgggtatattttttttatcatttatttcagtcaaaatttgaaaaaaaaattatacctcaACTGTTGATAATACAGATGTTTAAATGGGAcctatttttcatacatttttgaataatatgtacagtctatatagtaaaaataagttttaaaataaatatttatctttactaaaatattatttgcctGACCtgcatcattaatattataaattgtatttttatcaattgGTCACCTTTTTATTCCAATGAGTGATTTTAATTCACCTAttttttatgagaaaaaaaccaatcaattataatataaaatagatgaatATTTGTGATTAAGAAGCATTAATTAATCAGttctatttctatatttatagtatataattaaatttttcatgttacaatttttagttattcaaatactataataataattaaaaccataaatatatttatatatatacacatcataatatgtttttgtttttaacacaaTTGTCTGCGTACCTGGTAGTGGTTAATTTTGAGTAAACATATGTTATGAGCAATGAATGTGAATTTgtcattaattgtttttaaataagttaaattatgtttggtcaatcataattcattgaacaaaatccatttttaagATGACTTGTTATAGGCAAGTGCTCCGAGTTTAATttctactttattttaaataatatattcaaagttGTGtagtataaagtaattatttcaaacacatatcttttttagttaaattaaataactaagtttattatcatacattatagAGTTGTCTTAAAATTGGAAATTGTCCCTTTGTGTTCAGTTCCGAGTTATACTCTGATTATTTTaagtccatataattcattaaggCAAGGGGTGCTGTACTTGGACATATTTTGGGTTATGtataacaaattgtttaatctaaataaaccataaagttataaataattattgttttattttttatagtaatccTTTTCTTTCttcctaaaatgtttaaatatgtacatattatgtatttttttagaataattttttcatacttatttattattgtattattacaataaattagtaatgaaattttttatttaaatttgtaataaattgaaGTTATTAAACTTTCAATAGTAGTGAAACATTAAAAACCactgttgaaatatttttaatattatattttcattgctACATCAATTGTGtatgtgtattaatatataaaaataatatgttgatttaCGACGGAGGAACAAGATAAAAtagctttatatttatttttgtagttataCTTAGTATAGTTAAGTTTTTCAGCTGGTTTTATTTAGtcatagaattttattattattattatattattatgttatattattgttttattattatttttatataaataataataaattataagagtaGGGAATAAAGTTAACTGTGCAAGTTGCAGTGCATCACACCTCTGGGAATAATTACTTCCCTACTACAAGACTATTTGAAGTATGCATTGTGATTTGTAGACCCAAATGCACGGTTTGGTCAAGGTACAATTGGACCGAATCAATGGTAATATGTTTCAGGTGCTTCAGGCAGCAACAATACTCCAGTGGCTTCTCCTGCTCCTCACTCAAAACGGGTTTCAGCTAGAATGTCAAACCATCAAAACAATTCTCCGCTGGTAACGTTAAACCCAAATGAAGCAGCTTCAAGCACTGCAAGTTCAACTTTTCCATCAACTACTACTCCAGCAAAAACATCACATAATAAAGCAGTTTCAAGAgaagtaataatttgtattataaaatttaaataaaaaaaaaagtattataactattattatattttagggaTATACGAAAACAAAATCTGGAGGCAATAATAAATCTGCAAATCCATCACCGTATTGTGATTTTTGTTTGGGCGATGAAGTATCTAATAAATCTGGTCAACCAGAAATATTGATTTCTTGTTCAGACTGTGGTCGTTCAGGTAGAAGTGTCTtgcattttatttcattaaatatactaaactttttatgtttttctagGCCATCCAACCTGTCTTCAATTTACTGCAAACATGATCATTTCTGTTGGAAAATATCGTTGGCAGTGCATCGAGTGCAAATGTTGTTCAATTTGTGGAACATCAGATAATGATGtaagaataatgtttttatactttgtaaaatattttaaaagctatcattttttttgttcatcaaTAGGATCAACTTTTGTTTTGTGATGATTGTGACCGTGGTTATCATGTGTATTGCTTAACACCACCACTTACATCACCGCCTGAAGGTTGCTGGAGTTGTAAATTGTGCATCAAAGAATTCCATTCAAAATAATGTCTATCCTcagaaaaaacttttttttttcttatgaacCTTTGAGCTGTATAAATGTCATCTTGAATAGTTAACCAAATTGTATTCCATAAGGTgtgtttactaaatatatttgagTTCAACCATTGATCACTAGATATTTAGGGTCAatcagtattatataatttaagttttttttttgtaatcatatttttttataattttttaattgccaaatttggtttacataaattagttcaaattataatttacatcaaTTTGttttgagtatattatttttattattatttttactttttttaaaccattgtgtgtaattgactataataagtgattttttttcaatattgaatgattaaatttttttgtttctacagttcatttattattttttttttttcaactattaaaaataatcaatttgatTGAATTGTATTTCCCAATTGTGATTAAGAATAAgacacaaaatacaaaatttatattttaaatattgtcattatgtataggtaaaataatgatcttgattaataaataattaaaagcatACATTATTTATGTGGTTTaactcatttatatttaatgctatcaacaatatatttaagtatccaATTATTTAGTAAGTATAGTGAAATTTCAAACattgagaaatattataagcTTTACAATCTACTGTTTGACATTAGTTTTTATtcagtaaaaaacaaatataaattatgttcaatAAATTAGTAACTTTACATCACTTGatacataatgaaaatttaaatgttatctaATTGAATATCAGAGATGATCTTAAATGTTGAAAGGATGTCTACGCAATATTAGTTTTCTCACTCAGACCCACGCTCAACatagataaacattaaacactcaCCTaaaatcttttctttttttttatgatttatgagtaaTCTTAGAGTAACAtcacctattataaaaattatagaggaTATCTTTTTGAGGGAATGACAtatcggttttatattttattgtatttgattgTGTATAcgactttcaaaataaaaaaaaatttatatatttaaattgttttgagacAATATTTAGTCATATCGATATGTCATAcactcaaaatattattctccaTCGTTtttgtattgaataattttactctATGATAAGGTAactcaaaaacattaaaaaaatgattctgcgTAAATGtgttttgtctatgttgcgcATGGGCCagagaaataaaacaaacagTGCACAAACATTCTCTTAACattctttgattttaatttcataaagaGTATTGAGATACTATTATCTTCTAACTTTCTTATTCACTTTGTCGTAGACTTCCGGAAAGTTGTTTTTACAATTAAGCAGCATTCTTGTACTCTGATACAAACaatgattaaacattttcttGAACTCATATACATTCAAAGAAGTACCAACATACATCATTTTAaacctaaatttaaatttaaaaaaaacgttattttaattatacatattttgtaaaattaaacttaCCCTTTCAACTTTAGTACAAATAGTTCCAAATCCTTCGCGATACCCGAGTTATAATTGGACACTTTGGGCTCTCCATATAAACCaatatcaatatacattttgtcTACTGGCGCATGTGAATGTACAAGACCGTGGCCTGGATTTAAAACCGTTGGGCATACCCAAATaggataaatctaaaattacaataaacagtAAACAGTACTAAacacgattttaatttttattatcgtgttcatattatgataataagtgTTGAGTTACATTCAAATGTTCATGAAATTTTTCCACAGACTCTTTCAAATTTGAAATAGGTAGTATGAAGTCATCTATGAAATGATGTTCATCATACAATCGTTTAATAGTGTCTGTTTGTGTTAATTTTAGTAGTGCCACTTTTGCTGGCATTATCCATCCCAATAGATAACGAAATACTGGATGATTTCCGAAAGGTATTATATCCTGtgcatagatataatatttacattttacattctaGTTggtacatacaaaaatattaaatactataaatgttattataacagCTATTACCTGTACTTCccaaaataaagaattattatgtCTAAAGTAATAATCTTTTAAAGGAATATATTCTTCAGCATTCTTCcgtgataataaaaatgactCGACGTGTTTAAAAAACCATGGTTTATAAAATCGACCAATTTCGTTGACATTTTTCtaagaaatataaatgttttttcatattaacaattattaaatacaaataatatttagggctgtgaatttaacgcactaaaaaccataatttaaatccaaattaatttatgcacttaaaatgaaaacattattgAGATGtccaaaatttgtaaaattatacaaaataaatttgctGCCATATATATTCACAATCACATACATATATGTGGGTTGAAAGGATCcagttaataatttacaaatatatttaaacttattatttataatatgatgtattcaaacaaaataagtaaatataggtacctacataagtCACGAgattacttaaaaacaaaaataattttttaacagaaTCTGATCTTGAATTGAGAGAAAAATCGATGCAGGAGACTAAATAACTACGCTAATGTCGCTAAtactcttttatttttttagcataGGTCCTAAGGTTTGTGAACTTTTATCaatgttaaaactaaaaaaaatatggacatcaacaaaaatgtttataatatgtataatttagttactattactttatcatattatacctactcataagtcatatttaccaatatacgtaaaatgtaggtatgtattattttttttcaaatgttaaatatttaatgataatataaaaaatttataacccGTAGTATGTTAACCTTTGCACtaacgtttataataatgtgtaaaataataaagcgCACTTATAGACCCATTAATGTCTTTTTTAAAACGTGtatgtagaatatattttatattgaatttaaaataaaatgcatagacatttaaaatctttttaaattcaCAGCTATATGCTAATAATACGATAACTATATCGTATGTATATTggtaaacatgtataatatgtagttggTTCATTACTGAGTCTTGATTGGCGTCTGTCATTTTTCCAGTCATCAGAACGCCATCATTTTTACTAAACATTAATAGCTCGACAAAATCATTGTTTTCTACATCAAGTGTTTCCGAGATGAGGCTGGATTGAATTTTTTCCAAAGAACTAATCGGACGATACTTAAGTCTGACATATCTAAACAAGTTTCAATATACGATTTGTTAGATAAATAGGTGCTATATTGTAGTGTAGTACTGTATAGTCTGTAGTTATACGTAGGTAAGTATAGGCGTAACTAGTCCTTTAAgttaggggggctaaattcctaaaaaaaattctatggcaatttttttttaattttattattatttattgtttctattggtgtttacaactgatttgaatgattattgattattcgtttatatgaaacattatatatttgtttacattgtaggcaaaaataaagttaatactataatatattaatatgtttatatgcacATACATTTACCCATAAAATTTTGGGGGGCTGAAGCCACCCAACCCCTTCCCTAGTTACGCCTATGTACGCAAGAAGGGAGGCGTGAACAATCACTTTTTGTTATATGTTAACAAGTAGCACAACtacttgataattaatatataataataaaacatattgtgtaaaataattatatttttttttctcattaacaataataataaacttatatttactGCAGAACATTGACCCATGAAATACGGAaatagtatataggtaggtacctactacctacctcTAAACTATCACCACGGGGCGccaaatttatgaattattctgCATCTGCATTGTTGTATATAGTGTTGGGCGTTAATGAATAAACGTTAAATTGTGcctcaaaaaagaaaaaaattgttaattgcgCTCAATATATTTCAAGTATTAATTTCCATGTCGTAAATGCCTCCAGtagttttttaaatcatattatttctatgataattatttatctttggCCCAAGGGTACAACGagatataattacatttttaaatttattaataaatgtgtggttttaaaa encodes the following:
- the LOC132927766 gene encoding LOW QUALITY PROTEIN: delta(24)-sterol reductase-like (The sequence of the model RefSeq protein was modified relative to this genomic sequence to represent the inferred CDS: inserted 2 bases in 1 codon); this translates as MYSDTLMEYVLVNYRWVFVVFFLLPCTVLGKMWAAFEKNSWSRRRCTGIDHDKKVENIQREIQHRNLYAPDRVMCTARPSWRSMTLAEMTYKKRMFNINVHLDEMISIDSHNRTVRVEPSITIGQLIPILIQSGWTIPVAVELEDLTIGGLVMGIGLESSSFKFGLFHKTCTQYELVTANGDLITCTESENPDVFECIPFSYGTLGFLTAINIRIIPAKTYVRLKYRPISSLEKIQSSLISETLDVENNDFVELLMFSKNDGVLMTGKMTDANQDSKNVNEIGRFYKPWFFKHVESFLLSRKNAEEYIPLKDYYFRHNNSLFWEVQDIIPFGNHPVFRYLLGWIMPAKVALLKLTQTDTIKRLYDEHHFIDDFILPISNLKESVEKFHEHLNIYPIWVCPTVLNPGHGLVHSHAPVDKMYIDIGLYGEPKVSNYNSGIAKDLELFVLKLKGFKMMYVGTSLNXYMSSRKCLIIVCIRVQECCLIVKTTFRKSTTK